The genomic stretch ACTGGAATTTTCACAGTCTTCTTTTACCTTGGAGATATGGATAAAACCGCTCTTATCTTCTTAGGTCAAACAGGATTCTTTATTTTACTTGGCTATTTGAAATTATCCGAACGCATGTATATTTATATTTTTGGTGCATACTTAACTGTTTTCTTTGCGGGGTTTACATACTGGACAACCTTTATGATGACTCCAGGCGGCGGCCACTAAAAATAACGCAAAAAGCGGCTCTCCTTTCTGGAAGGCCGTTTTTATTTTGCTAAATATTACTCATTTCTGTTGTGCAAGAACATGAAACATCCGGGACATCCCGCTGCCTTCCATAAGCTGCATGATCTTTCGATTCCACTTCTTTTCAGCACTGAATGGATCC from Falsibacillus pallidus encodes the following:
- a CDS encoding DUF2626 domain-containing protein yields the protein MDRMYRVLGFWTGIFTVFFYLGDMDKTALIFLGQTGFFILLGYLKLSERMYIYIFGAYLTVFFAGFTYWTTFMMTPGGGH